The Acidaminococcales bacterium genome contains the following window.
AAGTCGTCCGGCGGATTAAGAGCCATTTCCGCCCTGGGTATTATGCCCTCGCTTTTGTAGTTTATATCGACGAACACCTCGTCTTTGCCTACGCTGACCACCCTGCCCTGCACAATATCGCCCGCGCCAAGAGACAGTTTCTTCTCCCCATCGTTTTGTTCCAGCATTTCTCCCATGTTTTCCATTTTTTTTACGACCTCCTCAATTATCCAATCCGGCGTTGACGCCCCTGCGGTAACGCCAACAATCTTCATATTTAAAAACATATCCTTTGACAACTCCTGCGCTGTTTCAACAAGGATAGTATTTTTACAATGTTTTTCGGCTATTTCTTTGATTTTTTTAGTATTGGCGCTGCCCCTCCCGCCAATTACCACGACCGCGTCAACTTGCCGCGCCAGTTCTGCGGCGGCGTCTTGCCTTTCCCGCGTCGCCGGGCATATTGTCCTGACGATTTTATGTTCTGCGGCTTTTTGCGCCACAAGAGCGCTCAATTCAGCAAACAGCCCTTCCGTGCAGGTGGTTTGGGAAATAACGCCATAGGTGCCTGCTTCAGGCAATTTTTCCGCGTCCGGGACGTTTTGGACGACAACGGCCTCCCCGCCCGCCCAAGCTTTGAGGCCTGCCACTTCCGGATGGGCAGGATCGCCGATAACTACCACGCGCAACGCTTCTTCCGCCAGCTTTCGCGCCGCTGTTTGCGCGGCCTTCACGTGCGGGCAGGTAGCGTCGACAATCTCCAGCTGGCGGCTTTTCGCGACAAGATAACTGTTGGGCGGCTCGCCGTGCGCACGAAATATCACTTTGCTCCCCTCCCGCAGGCCATACAGGGACCCTGCCGTCCGCACGCCCTTTTCCGCAAGCATTTTATTTACTTGCGGATTGTGCGTAAGCTGTCCCAGAACATAAGAGCCGGCGCCGCTATCGGACGCCATCGCCACCGCCCTCTTTACCCCCTGGCAAAAGCCCATTGTTTCAGCCAATATAACCTTCATGCCGTATGCTCCAATCCCCTATGTATGAATACAAAAGAACCCTTAATAATCGCTTGCGGCGGAAAACATCCGGCGCGTTGCCGCAATGGATTACCGCCCCCCTTAAATTTAATCGGGGGTTTTTTGCTTTGCCAGCAAAAGCTGTATTTCCCGCATTATTTGATCCGCCCGTTCCTGCAAAACAGGCTTGTCGGCGGCCTTGTCCGGGAAAAAGAGCGGACGCCCGAAAATCACTTTCAACTTGGGAAACGGCGTCTTTAAACCGATTTTTTCCGTCCCTGACAGCGCCGCCGGTATGACGGGCGACCCCGCGCGCCCGGCAAGGGCGGCGACTCCGGGCCCTGCTTGTCCTAAAACTCCGCCCCGGCCGCGCGTGCCTTCGGGAAACATTCCCAAAACGCGCCCTTCGCCCAATATTGTCAGGGCGGTTTTTACCGCCGCTCGGTCGGACATGCCCCTTTTCACCGGGAAAGCCCCTAATTTCTTTATGATGAGCGCAAACAAGGGATTGGCGAAAAGTTCGCTTTTAGCCATGAAACATACCTGACGCTTGCGGCAGGCCACCCCGAGCGTCGGCGGGTCAAGCAGGCTGACATGGTTGCCGGCGATGATCGCCGCGCCTTTTTCCGGTATGTTCTCCGCTCCGACTACTGTCAGACGGAAAAATACAATGTATATTATGTTCAGAAAAAACCGCAGTATGCTATAAAACACTTTTCTTTGTTTTTCCTTTTGTCTTTGCCAAATCCACTATCAAGTCAACTGTCTGGGCAATGCTCAATTTGCTGGAATCGATCTCCACGGCATCGCCGGCCTTTTTCAGCGGGGCGATCGCCCTTTCGCTGTCGGCTTTGTCGCGGGCGTCCATTTCTTTTTGCAGTTCTTTAAGCTCGGCCGCCTGCCCGCCGGCGACGAGCTCTATATAGCGCCGCCGCGCCCTTTCCGCGCTGTTGGCGGTCAAAAATACTTTCACTTGGGCGGCGGGAAAGATGCAGGTGCCGACA
Protein-coding sequences here:
- the ispH gene encoding 4-hydroxy-3-methylbut-2-enyl diphosphate reductase; the protein is MKVILAETMGFCQGVKRAVAMASDSGAGSYVLGQLTHNPQVNKMLAEKGVRTAGSLYGLREGSKVIFRAHGEPPNSYLVAKSRQLEIVDATCPHVKAAQTAARKLAEEALRVVVIGDPAHPEVAGLKAWAGGEAVVVQNVPDAEKLPEAGTYGVISQTTCTEGLFAELSALVAQKAAEHKIVRTICPATRERQDAAAELARQVDAVVVIGGRGSANTKKIKEIAEKHCKNTILVETAQELSKDMFLNMKIVGVTAGASTPDWIIEEVVKKMENMGEMLEQNDGEKKLSLGAGDIVQGRVVSVGKDEVFVDINYKSEGIIPRAEMALNPPDDLALVAAPGDVITVMALDPDKDGAVVLSKIKADAQMALEKLNGVFADKEI
- a CDS encoding 1-acyl-sn-glycerol-3-phosphate acyltransferase codes for the protein MFYSILRFFLNIIYIVFFRLTVVGAENIPEKGAAIIAGNHVSLLDPPTLGVACRKRQVCFMAKSELFANPLFALIIKKLGAFPVKRGMSDRAAVKTALTILGEGRVLGMFPEGTRGRGGVLGQAGPGVAALAGRAGSPVIPAALSGTEKIGLKTPFPKLKVIFGRPLFFPDKAADKPVLQERADQIMREIQLLLAKQKTPD